GGAATCTGCTCGGAAATATTTTGAGTTAAAAAGATGGAATGGTCATGTCCGTTGTCCTCATTGTGGTTCCAATCATATCACCGAATGTAAGGACCAAAAACCGATGCCTTATCGCTGTAAAGATTGTAGAAAGTTCTTCAGCGTCAGATTCGGTACAATTTTAGAGGAATCCAAATTGCCTCTTCACAAATGGTTGATGTGTATGTATCTGTTGGCGACTTCCAGAAAAGGCATTTCCTCCATCCAGATTTCAAAAGAACTTGGAATCACTCAGAAGACTGCCTGGTTCCTCTGTCACAGGATTAGGGAAGTTTGGATGAAGGATAAAAAGGAGAAGTTGGACGGTATTGTAGAAGTAGATGAAACCTTTATCGGAGGTAAGGAATCCAACAAACACTTTTCCAAGAAGCTGAACAAGGGAAGAGGCTCGGTCGGTAAATTGATTGTGATCGGGGCCAAACAGAGGAATGGAAAGGTGATCGTCAAACATATCGACGATACTTCCGCTTACAATTTACAAGGATTCATTGGAAAACATGTTGAGAGG
This region of Akkermansia muciniphila genomic DNA includes:
- a CDS encoding IS1595 family transposase: MGKTKFKYTSLYEFFSKFPNEESARKYFELKRWNGHVRCPHCGSNHITECKDQKPMPYRCKDCRKFFSVRFGTILEESKLPLHKWLMCMYLLATSRKGISSIQISKELGITQKTAWFLCHRIREVWMKDKKEKLDGIVEVDETFIGGKESNKHFSKKLNKGRGSVGKLIVIGAKQRNGKVIVKHIDDTSAYNLQGFIGKHVERNSNVFTDEFKSYKGLVGFVHEFVNHKGKQYVDGEVHTNSIESFWSLLKRGYYGVYHYMSPKHLKRYIHEFAYRHNTFKVEILDFIGDTITKMIGKRMMYCELVG